Proteins from a single region of Schistocerca gregaria isolate iqSchGreg1 chromosome 3, iqSchGreg1.2, whole genome shotgun sequence:
- the LOC126353869 gene encoding zinc finger homeobox protein 3 isoform X1, whose amino-acid sequence MPSPAAASAAQPAAAINSSSSVPGAASLELDQQDQDQDGTSSSSSSSSSSSSSSSSSSSSSSSSTTSMSPEEEASASPPAAPAVIAGGGDSASASRVASPPTASKFLHDDQAAAIAGAKVDTGGMASAAGAGGGAADQTSAPGAVHAQQPPPPPSSSHGASDDSCATSDVEKFDGKIVYNPDGSAYIIEDSELSEEDAVDLPIGDGCIVDGRGVSLSQFQVFPQIANAFYVSRNASFYSALYGGAGAAPGGDGGRGASAGVQPAATAAGYGLLPDKKIVPEIPIMHSYRVYTVRDASGKNAPASAGGGGDAEDKCAKGGDTAQQDRADANQDKYSGKDCSSVPVKPILMCFICKLSFGYAKSFVAHAMGDHNVSLLEDEKDILGHKNASAIIQCVGKNKEPLVSFLEPLSAPVPAVIASDKRADPPTSQQQHQTPQLVPKDPKLLFPDGGSRSSPSGGNCDDKSGYGSSEIVRGHSEVAESLVVHRRDADINSSPLARANVQNLHVPETPVSLPQNGSSSNNNVNNNSISISSSSNLSNSNSVVGTNGRIGASANNVMDLTRKSPISASAATTGSASPGASPSPGSTLSPLLQSYQQHHHHQQPHQPPPSFLSGTTIGVCPEHMAGRPSGADCAKCELILASSRGLGAAAVGVLGAGVPGMHSRNSCKTLKCPKCNWHYKYQETLEIHMKEKHPETETSCIYCIAGQPHPRLARGETYTCGYKPYRCEVCNYSTTTKGNLSIHMQSDKHLNNMQELQNGGVAAGAGDGQHHQQQTPPPSVKPFSPHHHHHHHHPASQQQHHKPKPTFRCDVCNYETNVARNLRIHMTSEKHTHNMMVLQQNVKHMQTLSALQHQHGSAAAAAAAGVESLLHFHPGLTLPGDKPPPHTEAALADMAYNQALLIQMMTGGQLPPHLDLAPHLDAGLNPDTMEPPPEPADPNPQQLFQCCVCNAFATDSLEALSLHLSADRTKIREQEILAVVAGHYVCKLCTYKTNLKANFQLHCKTDKHLQRLQHVNHVKEGGARNEWKLKYLSSPGGVQVRCHACDYYTNSAHKLQLHAAGQRHEASCLLFVHLRDTDAGSGPGERLYHCALCGFSARAKLPLLQHVRTVKHLQMEQLHQLQRRSEGKEPHADISEVFQVIVQPQYGQQQQQQQPALPPTRHDSPPQASALECDSRKEQQQHSVKTEAKEGGGMPKQPECDDGGGGGGQHGCPYCNYSSSSEMRTQAHVLAQHSQLTSPPATQQQLQHHQQQQFQLHHHHQQQQQQHHQQQQQQQQQQQQQQQQQEFQCPLCQDSFRDRGSLERHVMQIHSVNSEGLQRLLLLVDQSHWLNAGAPGPPAPQTPQLSQQPQQQQQQQPQQQQQPAPNHASQMVSPVSSSSSGGCKELDTSKHNNSSDVNSVDENLPQSPVDHQQDADENRCQTCSKSFRSVDELCSHQTEQGHLELKQTPSGPGYLCWKKGCNQYFPTAHSLQMHFREIHARSGAPAGPGTPQTTTTIAAVSEKHVYKYRCNQCSLAFKTMEKLQLHSQYHLIRDATKCVLCGRSFRSVLALYKHVETAHSELSEDELSAYKQSLMNNPLLLAGLSGQVLDPATNELLRKESLKMEAADEVTEVDDSPTKEHNQSQDDIGAQQSGDGENSDDSVIYKEQQFLEDYLNSQAIAEDSYNDPNRKYKCHRCKVAFTRQSYLTSHNKTLLHRKGEKLSYPMEKYLDPNRPYKCDVCKESFTQKNILLVHYNSVSHLHKLKRAMQEQQQNNNNNNNNNNNNNAASSHAAAAALAASLGVTPPPMPKTNACVDDDDKKPYKCNICKVAYSQGSTLDIHMRSVLHQTRASKLQDLAMTGQIDLSKPLIEQPEPQKVQDQHKKMMHEMMSCSTPKQASPPASQGPSPTSSALTPVPMGSSPSPQQTQAPHGMLSCQRCNAFFVSQEQLATHQQLYCLFGSPMSLFSPPHAQPQQQQQQPAPQPQQQQQQQQTTRCSPTPQCSDRTPPPSQQPAQQLQLAQNSCEEPMSRLAMNSTRKSNQVYKHLLESFGFDLVMQFNENHQRRQQQLLASTSEQPNNGCGANGDDDVEMIEVKTEPLDEHQAGDLPELAKSVCQHCHKEFSSVWVLKAHCEEVHRDLVPPEFLEKYAQQIKSELEKKSVVVAANISSEISPEKEAVAFDDSKEKSLQSTPPAPDLQLPTTAPSTPTASSTPASSTDSIPAAQHHHHHQQQQQQQQQQQQQPQQQQQQQHQQQQHQQQQSLSMSLAQQMNEMLSVMAVQQQLQQFSPMMMGMAAMGLGPLGLNMGALAAMNLQPPLVPMMMPPPPHFDPLGQLFGGPAAAAAPEHLLAKQQHQLLQQQQAVTAAAQQKRARTRITDDQLKILRAHFDINNSPSEEQIHEMAGQSGLPPKVIKHWFRNTLFKERQRNKDSPYNFNNPPSTTLNLEEYEKTGEAKVTPLNPPPSSEDTAPKAAPSPSPTPNRRKQATPQQQTQPPPEQQQQQQQQQQQQQQQQQQQQQQQNQIQTHNLQQPPAPQTPVTLPADVIKTEPRETPPQTDASYSSVFGDMSQDQHSVKDERPVEPVEEKPQVLLPPATSLPGGALPQTSVATTTSEPCPPPPTSLRSNSPGNLTLTSIIASQLGSDSIITSHSAMGAVSSVPCSNTMSGNTSTSVSNMLPPKLTPPNFASPGQLPTSPSILPLAPASRSASPCRSYTSNSSDGFGHVSAAGGGGNGNTPTGGSSGKRANRTRFTDYQIKVLQEFFENNAYPKDDDLEYLSKLLNLSPRVIVVWFQNARQKARKVYENQPPVEAPPGVDDGGANRFQRTPGLNYQCKKCLLVFQRYYELIRHQKTHCFKEEDAKRSAQAQAAAAQIAAVLSSEDSNSSTIADTTQHQQPPVIPQIQQQQQVQLHHQQQQQQQQQQQQSPQQQQQQQPVQQPPLQPQIQSLLPAIPAPLSTNPQTPSRTITPTPASVLFPPSPIPTPATSTSGDNASKEGTFQCDKCNLVFPRFDLWREHQLVHIMNPNLFPSYPPDSPFGILQQHAQLQQQQQQQQQQQQQQQQQPQPQIVAGLGVADLSVNSASPHAHPLASMLTANKRKFDEYEENSERDQEQPKDKRLRTTILPEQLDYLYQKYQLESNPSRKMLENIAREVGLKKRVVQVWFQNTRARERKGQFRAHAQVINKRCPFCPALFKVKSALESHLVTKHADQCTRGEINIDALPDEELSMESTPSFTSSQMGDASKMGSSYGTATPTQNLMPPLFPPFHTDMENSLKKYYEESMKRYLSELQAHHTAQQNGSISGVKEGGIPTDLSMKIKQEPVTSGGEGGGECPLDLSKPVDLSRPMKISMDHNTSLTEAGPLTDLSERSICFEDDSMSETTENMDGYESSPTSPASSTQSGHQRHMNACSTPVGSGTGGGSTGSGPGSGGKRFRTQMSSLQVKAMKSLFSDYKTPTMAECEMLGREIGLPKRVVQVWFQNARAKEKKNKLALQKALVGDGNPPAPTTTPERPPEECRLCQFKYSHKYSVQDHIFTKKHIDNVKAYIESGKADASGNTSDGGGSGGAGAEFTVPPVPVAGSSTTAPVQQPMGDPAGAVASGQQFVAAAAAAANMNQLAQLQMLQMAGLSLKPEAAAGGGGGAGAVSGSTGGGGGPGGGAGAGSGGGAAAKEGDEMALFHQLYGLGLPGFPPQGNLFLHPALFSATEESV is encoded by the exons ATGCCCAGCCCAGCCGCCGCATCAGCAGCGCAGCCAGCAGCCGCCATCAACAGTAGCAGCTCAGTCCCGGGGGCGGCGTCTCTAGAGCTCGACCAGCAGGACCAGGACCAGGACGGCACCAgctcgagcagcagcagcagtagcagcagcagcagcagcagcagctcctccagcagtagcagcagcagttccacCACCAGCATGAGCCCCGAGGAGGAGGCGTCGGCGTCGCCGCCGGCCGCCCCCGCGGTGATCGCGGGCGGCGGCGACTCGGCGTCTGCGAGCCGCGTCGCGTCGCCGCCCACCGCCAGCAAGTTCCTACACGACGACCAGGCGGCGGCCATCGCGGGCGCCAAGGTCGACACGGGCGGCATGGCGAGCGCGGCCGGGGCCGGGGGCGGCGCCGCCGACCAGACGTCCGCCCCCGGCGCCGTGCAcgcgcagcagccgccgccgccgccgtcgtcgtcgCACGGCGCTTCGGACGACTCGTGCGCCACCAGCGACGTGGAGAAGTTCGACGGCAAGATCGTGTACAACCCGGACGGCTCGGCGTACATCATCGAGGACAGCGAGCTGAGCGAGGAGGACGCCGTCGACCTGCCCATCGGCGACGGCTGCATCGTCGACGGGCGCGGCGTCAGCCTGTCGCAGTTCCAGGTCTTCCCGCAGATCGCCAACGCGTTCTACGTGTCGCGCAACGCGTCTTTCTACAGCGCGCTGTACGGCGGCGCGGGCGCGGCTCCCGGCGGCGACGGCGGCAGGGGCGCCTCGGCGGGCGTCCAGccggccgccaccgccgccggctaCGGGCTACTCCCGGACAAGAAGATAGTTCCTGAGATCCCGATCATGCACAGCTACCGCGTCTACACCGTGCGCGACGCGTCCGGCAAGAACGCCCCGGCGTctgccggcggcggcggcgacgccgaagACAAGTGCGCCAAGGGCGGCGACACGGCCCAGCAGGACCGCGCCGACGCCAACCAGGACAAGTACTCCGGCAAAGATTGTTCCTCAGTTCCTGTCAAGCCCATCCTCATGTGCTTCATATGCAAACTCTCCTTCGGCTACGCCAAGTCGTTCGTGGCGCACGCGATGGGCGATCACAACGTGTCCTTGCTGGAGGACGAGAAGGACATTCTCGGGCACAAGAACGCGTCGGCGATCATCCAGTGCGTGGGGAAGAACAAGGAGCCGCTGGTGTCGTTCCTGGAACCGCTGTCGGCCCCCGTGCCGGCGGTGATCGCCTCCGACAAGCGCGCCGACCCGCCAACCTCTCAGCAACAGCACCAGACTCCGCAGCTTGTTCCTAAAGACCCGAAGCTCCTTTTTCCGGACGGCGGGTCGCGCTCTTCTCCCTCGGGAGGCAACTGTGATGACAAGAGTGGCTACGGTAGTAGTGAGATAGTGCGAGGACACTCTGAGGTGGCGGAGAGCCTAGTTGTTCACCGCCGCGATGCGGACATTAACTCCTCTCCTCTGGCGAGAGCTAACGTCCAGAATCTTCATGTTCCTGAGACTCCGGTCTCCCTACCTCAAAACGGTAGTTCTAGTAATAATAATGTTAACAATAATAGTATTAGTATAAGTAGTAGTAGTAATCTCAGCAACAGTAACAGTGTCGTCGGCACCAACGGAAGGATAGGCGCGAGCGCCAACAACGTGATGGACCTGACACGCAAGAGCCCTATTTCGGCGTCCGCGGCGACGACCGGCAGCGCGTCTCCCGGGGCCAGCCCCTCGCCGGGCTCGACCCTGAGCCCGCTGCTGCAGTCGtaccagcagcaccaccaccaccaacagccgCACCAGCCGCCGCCCAGCTTCCTCTCCGGCACGACGATCGGCGTCTGCCCGGAGCACATGGCGGGCAGACCGAGTGGCGCCGACTGCGCCAAGTGCGAACTCATCCTGGCCTCGTCGCGCGGCCTGGGCGCCGCTGCCGTCGGCGTCTTGGGCGCCGGCGTCCCCGGCATGCACTCGCGCAACTCGTGCAAGACGCTCAAGTGCCCCAAGTGCAACTGGCACTACAAGTACCAGGAGACGCTGGAGATCCACATGAAGGAGAAGCACCCCGAGACGGAGACGTCGTGCATCTACTGCATCGCCGGGCAGCCGCACCCGCGGCTGGCCCGCGGCGAGACCTACACTTGCGGCTACAAGCCGTACCGCTGCGAAGTCTGCAACTACTCGACCACGACCAAAGGGAATCTCAGCATACACATGCAGTCGGACAAGCACCTGAACAACATGCAGGAGCTGCAGAACGGCGGCGTGGCGGCCGGCGCGGGAGACGGCCAGCACCACCAGCAGCAGACGCCGCCGCCCTCGGTGAAGCCGTTCAgtccgcaccaccaccaccaccaccaccacccggcgTCGCAGCAGCAGCACCACAAGCCCAAGCCCACGTtccgctgcgacgtctgcaactaCGAGACGAACGTGGCGCGCAACCTGCGCATCCACATGACGAGCGAGAAGCACACCCACAACATGATGGTGCTGCAGCAGAACGTGAAGCACATGCAGACGCTGAGCGCGCTCCAGCACCAGCACGGCTCggcggcagccgccgccgccgccggcgtcgAGTCGCTGCTGCACTTCCACCCGGGCCTCACCCTGCCGGGCGACAAGCCGCCCCCGCACACGGAGGCGGCGCTCGCCGACATGGCGTACAACCAAGCGCTGCTCATCCAGATGATGACGGGCGGCCAGCTGCCGCCGCACCTGGACCTCGCGCCGCACCTGGACGCCGGCCTCAACCCCGACACCATGGAGCCGCCGCCCGAGCCCGCAGACCCCAATCCGCAGCAGCTCTTCCAGTGCTGCGTCTGCAACGCCTTCGCCACCGACTCTCTGGAGGCACTGTCGCTGCACCTGTCCGCCGACCGCACCAAGATCCGCGAGCAGGAGATCCTCGCGGTGGTGGCCGGCCACTACGTGTGCAAGCTGTGCACCTACAAGACCAATCTGAAAGCCAACTTCCAGCTGCACTGCAAGACGGACAAACACCTGCAGCGGCTGCAGCACGTCAACCACGTGAAGGAGGGCGGCGCGCGCAACGAGTGGAAGCTCAAGTACTTGTCGTCGCCCGGCGGCGTCCAGGTGAGGTGCCACGCGTGCGACTACTACACCAACTCGGCGCACAAGCTGCAGCTGCACGCGGCCGGCCAGCGCCACGAGGCGTCGTGCCTGCTGTTCGTGCACCTCCGGGACACGGACGCCGGCTCGGGGCCCGGCGAGCGCCTCTACCACTGCGCCCTGTGCGGCTTCTCGGCGCGCGCCAAGCTGCCGCTGCTGCAGCACGTGCGCACGGTCAAGCACCTGCAGATGGAGCAACTCCACCAACTCCAGCGACGCTCCGAGGGCAAGGAACCCCACGCCGACATCTCGGAGGTGTTCCAGGTCATCGTGCAGCCGCAGtacggccagcagcagcagcaacagcaaccggCGCTGCCGCCCACGCGCCACGACAGTCCACCTCAGGCGTCAGCTCTCGAATGTG ACTCGCGCAAGGAACAGCAGCAGCACAGTGTGAAGACCGAGGCAAAGGAGGGCGGCGGCATGCCGAAGCAGCCCGAGTGCGAcgacgggggcggcgggggtggccaGCACGGCTGCCCCTACTGTAACTACAGCAGCTCTTCCGAGATGCGGACGCAGGCGCACGTGCTGGCGCAGCACTCGCAGCTCACCTCTCCGCCGGCgacgcagcagcagctccagcatcaccaacagcagcagtttcagctgcatcaccaccaccagcagcagcagcagcagcaccatcaacaacaacaacaacagcaacaacaacagcagcagcaacagcagcagcaggagtTCCAGTGTCCACTGTGCCAGGACAGCTTCCGCGACCGCGGCAGCCTGGAGCGGCACGTCATGCAGATCCATTCGGTCAACTCGGAGGGCCTCCAGCGACTGCTCCTGCTTGTCGACCAGTCTCACTGGCTGAACGCTGGGGCGCCTGGTCCTCCTGCTCCGCAAACCCCTCAGCTCAGTCAGCAaccacagcagcaacagcaacagcaacctcaacAGCAACAGCAGCCGGCGCCAAACCACGCCAGTCAGATGGTCAGCCCGGTCAGTTCCTCGTCGTCTGGTGGCTGCAAGGAGCTGGACACCAGCAAGCACAACAATTCGTCCGATGTCAACTCTGTAGACGAGAACCTACCACAGTCGCCGGTCGACCATCAGCAG GATGCGGACGAGAATCGTTGCCAGACGTGCTCGAAGTCGTTCCGCAGCGTGGACGAGCTGTGCTCCCACCAGACGGAGCAGGGCCACCTGGAACTGAAGCAGACACCGAGCGGGCCCGGCTACCTGTGCTGGAAGAAGGGCTGCAACCAGTACTTCCCCACCGCGCACAGCCTGCAGATGCACTTCCGCGAGATCCACGCGCGCTCGGGGGCCCCGGCTGGTCCGGGCACGCCGCAGACCACCACGACGATCGCGGCCGTGTCGGAGAAGCACGTGTACAAGTACCGCTGCAACCAGTGCAGCCTCGCCTTCAAGACGATGGAGAAGCTGCAGCTGCACTCGCAGTACCACCTCATCCGCGACGCCACCAAGTGCGTGCTGTGCGGCCGCAGCTTCCGCTCCGTGCTGGCCCTGTACAAGCACGTCGAGACGGCGCACTCGGAGCTCTCCGAGGACGAGCTGTCCGCCTACAAGCAGAGCCTCATGAACaacccgctgctgctggccgggctCAGCGGCCAGGTCCTCGACCCGGCCACCAACGAGCTGCTGCGGAAGGAGTCGCTCAAGATGGAGGCGGCCGACGAGGTCACCGAAGTGGACGACAGCCCCACCAAAGAACACAACCAGAGCCAGGACGACATCGGCGCCCAGCAGAGCGGCGACGGCGAGAACAGCGACGACTCCGTCATCTACAAGGAGCAGCAGTTCCTCGAGGACTATCTGAACAGCCAGGCGATCGCGGAGGACAGCTACAACGACCCGAACCGCAAGTACAAGTGCCACCGGTGCAAAGTTGCCTTCACTCGCCAGAGTTACTTGACTAGTCACAACAAGACCTTACTTCACCGCAAGGGCGAGAAACTGAGCTACCCTATGGAGAAGTACCTCGACCCGAACCGACCCTACAAGTGCGACGTGTGCAAAGAATCTTTCACGCAGAAAAACATACTGTTGGTACACTACAACTCCGTGAGCCACCTGCACAAGCTTAAGAGGGCCATGCAGGAGCagcagcagaacaacaacaataataacaacaataacaacaacaacaatgctgctTCCTCCCACGCTGCCGCCGCGGCGTTGGCTGCCAGTCTGGGCGTTACACCACCACCGATGCCAAAGACCAACGCGTGCGTCGATGACGACGACAAGAAACCGTACAAATGCAACATCTGCAAAGTGGCCTACAGCCAGGGATCCACCCTCGACATCCACATGCGTTCGGTGCTGCACCAGACCCGCGCATCCAAGTTGCAGGACCTCGCGATGACGGGACAGATCGACCTGAGCAAGCCGTTGATAGAACAGCCCGAACCGCAGAAGGTGCAGGATCAGCACAAGAAAATGATGCACGAGATGATGAGCTGCTCGACGCCGAAGCAGGCATCGCCACCGGCATCTCAAGGACCTTCTCCTACCTCATCGGCCTTGACTCCAGTTCCTATGGGCAGTTCGCCCTCGCCCCAGCAAACACAAGCTCCGCACGGCATGCTGTCGTGTCAGCGCTGCAACGCCTTCTTCGTGAGCCAGGAGCAGCTGGCTACGCACCAGCAATTGTACTGTCTGTTTGGTAGTCCCATGTCACTTTTCTCACCTCCGCACGCCCAAccccaacaacagcaacaacagccagCGCCacaaccacaacagcagcagcaacagcaacagactACTCGGTGCTCTCCGACTCCACAGTGTAGCGACAGAACGCCACCACCATCTCAACAGCCAGCGCAGCAATTGCAGCTCGCACAGAACTCGTGCGAAGAACCCATGTCGCGACTGGCCATGAATAGCACCCGAAAATCCAACCAGGTGTACAAGCATTTACTTGAGAGCTTCGGTTTCGATTTGGTAATGCAGTTCAATGAGAACCACCAACGTAGACAGCAACAGTTACTAGCTTCCACTTCCGAACAGCCGAACAATGGGTGTGGTGCTAATGGCGACGACGATGTCGAGATGATCGAAGTGAAGACTGAACCTCTTGACGAACACCAAGCAGGTGACTTACCAGAGCTGGCCAAATCTGTCTGTCAGCACTGCCACAAAGAGTTCTCCAGCGTGTGGGTGCTCAAGGCGCACTGTGAGGAAGTTCACCGCGATCTCGTTCCACCAGAATTCCTGGAGAAGTATGCGCAACAGATCAAGTCGGAACTGGAGAAGAAATCTGTCGTGGTCGCTGCCAACATTAGCTCTGAAATTTCCCCCGAGAAGGAGGCCGTCGCTTTCGACGATTCTAAAGAGAAGTCGCTGCAGAGTACTCCACCAGCTCCAGACCTGCAGCTCCCGACGACAGCGCCGAGTACTCCGACCGCTTCATCGACTCCAGCCTCCAGCACTGATTCAATCCCGGCGGCTcagcaccaccatcaccaccagcaacagcagcagcagcaacaacagcagcagcagcagccccaacagcagcagcaacagcagcatcagcaacaacaacaccagcagcagcagtcGTTATCGATGTCGCTGGCGCAACAGATGAACGAGATGCTCAGCGTGATGGCggtgcagcagcagctgcagcagttcAGTCCGATGATGATGGGCATGGCGGCCATGGGGCTGGGCCCTCTGGGTCTCAATATGGGAGCCCTGGCCGCCATGAACCTGCAGCCGCCGTTGGTGCCCATGATGATGCCGCCGCCGCCACACTTCGACCCACTGGGCCAGCTCTTCGGAgggcctgccgccgccgccgcgccagAACACCTGCTGGCCAAACAGCAGCACCAgctactgcagcagcagcaagcg GTGACGGCGGCGGCGCAGCAGAAACGAGCGCGTACCCGCATTACGGACGACCAGCTCAAGATCCTCCGCGCTCACTTCGACATCAACAACTCGCCGTCCGAGGAGCAGATCCACGAGATGGCAGGCCAGAGCGGTCTGCCGCCCAAAGTCATCAAGCACTGGTTCCGCAACACGCTGTTCAAGGAGCGACAGCGCAACAAAGACTCGCCGTACAACTTCAACAATCCTCCCTCGACCACTCTCAACCTGGAGGAGTACGAGAAGACGGGGGAGGCGAAGGTGACGCCGCTGAATCCGCCTCCGTCTTCGGAGGACACTGCTCCCAAGGCGGCGCCTTCCCCGTCGCCTACGCCCAACAGACGTAAACAAGCCACACCCCAGCAGCAGACACAACCACCtccagagcaacaacaacaacagcagcagcagcagcaacagcaacaacagcagcaacagcaacaacagcagcagcagaatcaGATACAAACCCACAACCTCCAACAGCCACCAGCCCCTCAGACGCCGGTGACGTTGCCAGCTGACGTCATTAAAACGGAACCTAGAGAGACACCTCCACAGACAGACGCCTCCTACAGTAGCGTGTTCGGCGACATGTCGCAAGACCAACACTCTGTGAAAGACGAACGCCCTGTCGAGCCTGTTGAGGAGAAGCCGCAAGTTCTGCTCCCTCCAGCGACGTCTTTACCTGGTGGAGCCCTCCCCCAGACGTCGGTGGCAACTACGACCAGCGAACCGTGCCCACCGCCCCCGACGAGTTTGCGTAGTAACTCCCCAGGAAACCTGACGCTCACGTCCATCATCGCGTCGCAGCTGGGCTCCGACTCCATCATAACGAGCCACAGTGCGATGGGCGCGGTCTCCAGCGTCCCCTGCAGCAACACCATGAGCGGCAACACCAGCACGAGCGTGAGCAACATGCTGCCGCCGAAGCTGACCCCGCCTAACTTCGCGTCCCCGGGCCAGCTCCCCACGTCGCCGAGCATTCTGCCCCTGGCGCCGGCGTCCAGAAGCGCGAGTCCGTGCCGATCGTACACGAGCAACTCGTCGGACGGCTTCGGGCACGTGTCCGCGGCGGGTGGCGGCGGCAACGGCAACACCCCGACCGGAGGCTCGTCCGGCAAGAGGGCCAACCGGACGCGCTTCACCGACTACCAGATAAAAGTACTGCAAGAGTTCTTTGAGAACAATGCCTATCCTAAAGATGATGATCTGGAATATTTATCCAAACTGTTGAATCTCAGCCCGAGAGTAATTGTAGTTTGGTTCCAGAACGCTCGACAGAAGGCCAGAAAAGTTTACGAGAACCAGCCACCAGTGGAAGCGCCACCAGGTGTCGATGATGGCGGTGCCAACAGATTCCAAAGAACTCCTGGGCTCAACTACCAGTGTAAGAAATGTCTGCTCGTTTTCCAGCGCTACTATGAGCTGATACGCCATCAGAAGACGCACTGCTTTAAAGAGGAAGACGCTAAGAGATCTGCTCAGGCCCAGgcggctgctgctcaaattgctgccgtGCTGTCGTCAGAAGATTCCAATTCTAGCACCATAGCTGATACGACTCAGCACCAGCAACCACCTGTGATACCACAGATACAGCAACAGCAACAGGTGCAGCTTcaccaccaacagcagcagcagcaacaacagcagcaacaacaatccccacaacagcaacagcagcagcaaccagTACAACAGCCACCGTTACAACCTCAGATTCAGTCCCTGTTGCCTGCAATACCAGCTCCATTGTCCACCAATCCCCAAACACCGTCGAGGACTATCACGCCGACGCCAGCTTCAGTCTTATTTCCTCCCTCTCCAATCCCTACCCCTGCTACATCAACCAGTGGCGATAATGCAAGCAAAGAAGGTACCTTTCAGTGCGACAAGTGCAATTTAGTGTTTCCTCGATTTGACTTGTGGCGAGAACATCAGCTGGTTCATATCATGAATCCCAACTTGTTTCCAAGTTATCCACCCGATAGCCCTTTTGGAATATTGCAACAACATGCTCAgctacaacagcagcagcaacagcaacagcagcaacagcagcagcagcaacaacaaccacaaccgCAGATTGTTGCTGGACTGGGTGTCGCCGATTTGTCGGTGAATTCGGCGTCCCCGCACGCCCATCCCTTGGCGTCCATGCTGACGGCAAACAAAAGGAAATTTGACGAATATGAAGAGAATTCCGAACGTGACCAAGAGCAACCAAAAGACAAGAGACTTCGGACGACGATTTTACCGGAGCAGCTCGATTATCTGTACCAGAAGTACCAGTTGGAAAGTAACCCTTCCAGAAAGATGCTGGAAAACATTGCACGCGAAGTAGGACTGAAAAAGCGCGTCGTTCAAGTGTGGTTTCAAAATACACGCGCCCGAGAGCGGAAGGGACAGTTCCGAGCTCACGCCCAGGTCATCAACAAGCGCTGCCCGTTCTGTCCTGCCCTCTTCAAAGTGAAGTCCGCGCTCGAGTCGCATCTGGTCACGAAGCACGCTGACCAGTGCACCAGAGGGGAGATCAACATCGATGCGCTACCAGACGAAGAACTGAGCATGGAGTCGACGCCGTCATTCACGTCGTCGCAAATGGGAGACGCTAGCAAAATGGGGTCATCGTACGGCACGGCCACGCCGACGCAGAATCTCATGCCGCCGCTTTTTCCACCATTCCACACGGATATGGAGAACTCTCTGAAGAAGTACTACGAAGAGTCTATGAAGCGGTACCTCAGTGAGCTGCAAGCTCACCACACGGCGCAGCAAAACGGCTCCATTAGTGGCGTCAAAGAGGGCGGCATTCCGACAGATCTGAGTATGAAAATCAAACAAGAGCCGGTGACGTCCGGCGGCGAGGGTGGCGGCGAGTGTCCACTAGACCTGAGCAAACCGGTCGATCTCAGCAGGCCGATGAAGATCTCTATGGACCACAACACCTCGCTGACTGAGGCCGGTCCTCTGACGGATCTCAGCGAGCGCAGCATATGCTTCGAGGACGATTCCATGTCGGAGACGACAGAGAATATGGACGGTTACGAGAGCAGTCCAACTTCTCCGGCGTCGAGCACGCAGAGCGGTCACCAGAGGCATATGAACGCTTGCAGCACCCCCGTGGGCAGCGGAACCGGCGGGGGCAGCACGGGCAGCGGGCCGGGGAGTGGGGGCAAGCGCTTCCGGACCCAGATGAGCAGCCTGCAGGTGAAGGCGATGAAGTCCCTCTTCAGCGACTACAAGACGCCGACGATGGCCGAATGCGAAATGCTCGGCCGGGAGATCGGCCTACCAAAGAGAGTGGTGCAGGTGTGGTTCCAGAACGCGCGGGCGAAGGAGAAGAAGAACAAACTGGCGCTGCAGAAGGCCCTGGTCGGCGACGGCAACCCTCCGGCGCCCACGACGACCCCGGAGCGGCCGCCGGAGGAGTGCCgcctgtgtcagtttaagtactcgCACAAGTACTCCGTGCAAGACCACATCTTCACGAAGAAGCACATCGACAACGTGAAGGCGTACATCGAGAGCGGCAAGGCGGACGCTTCCGGCAACACCAgcgacggcggcggcagcggcggcgccggcgccgagtTCACGGTACCACCGGTGCCCGTGGCGGGGTCCTCCACGACTGCTCCGGTCCAGCAGCCGATGGGAGACCCAGCGGGCGCAGTGGCTTCCGGCCAGCAGTTCGTGGCAGCGGCTGCTGCGGCCGCCAACATGAACCAGCTGGCGCAGCTGCAGATGCTGCAGATGGCCGGCCTGTCGCTCAAGCCGGAGgcggcggccggcggcggcggcggcgccggagcCGTCTCGGGCAGTACCGGCGGGGGCGGAGGACCCGGAGGCGGCGCCGGCGCAGGGTCCGGCGGCGGGGCGGCGGCCAAGGAGGGCGACGAGATGGCGCTGTTCCACCAGCTGTATGGGCTCGGCCTGCCCGGCTTCCCGCCGCAGGGCAACCTCTTCCTGCACCCCGCGCTCTTCTCCGCCACCG